The Lactuca sativa cultivar Salinas chromosome 2, Lsat_Salinas_v11, whole genome shotgun sequence genome includes the window TTGGGCATCTCCCATCTCGTCATCTTTAGTAAATATGTCATGGTCAAACACCATCTGCAGATATACatacaagaaaaaaaaatgctTAAACGTTtatttatttgatattattttgtttttttttctggaTTTATGCAAGAAAGTGGTTTTAGACAAAATATGCAACAATGTTTCACTCTTTTTAAAGTTTGGGCACCCATATAAAAGGTCTAAAGTTAAACATTAAGAGTTCCAATCAGGGATGGTTGGGAGAATGATGTGCTAGTCGGGaaccaatttttcacttttttaaACCAATTTTTTGCAACaatgttttacttttttttaatgaaaagttgttgaacttgtttttttttattatttttttaccaATTTATGCAAAAATGTTTTACTTTTCTACTCATTTATTCAACAATGTTTCATTATTTTTACCAATTTATGAAACAAACGTTTCACTCCTTTTTACCCATTTATGCAAACGTAGTTTCACCAATGCAAAAATGTTACTTTTACCAATTTAGgcaacacaattttttttttaccaatttatgCAACAGGCACAAATTGTGCGGCTAACATTTTAGTAGGTTAAACATGTTTTCGGTAAAATATTGCATCTTTTGATCCTAAAATAGAACATTGTTGCAAATTTGTATAAGAAAACCACTTAATTGCATAATTAGGAAAATTATCAATTGTTGTTGATTAAATCCACACATAACCTAATTGAGAAATGGTAGATTTATGTCACACAACTCAAGTACTTCTTGCTAGTTCTCGGCCCATTGTAGTGTTCTTTTCTTAAAAGTCAACAAACAAACCGATACACCATGAATTATAGAAATGCACTACTATACCACTGGAACAATATCAACTTAATAAAATTATGGTTTTACCACTAAGCTAACTTTAGAGCATGTTTAAGAATTATAGATTTATTTATGAACTCTCCTTCATTTCAGGGGGAAAAAGGAAAGAAGAAAAAGTTACCTATGATTTTTGTGTGTCAAATCTAAATTCCAACTTGACATTGATTATGAGTATTTTTAAAGAAACTGCTACATATATGAAAAACTACTATAAGGAAAAATATATAGATTAATATTGACATCAAATTGAATCGACATTAAAATATGGGATAACAGTTTTATATTTGAGAGGTGGTGATATTAGATTCTAGCATATGCTGATTATCTTGTAAGATTTTGGTAAATTCCGTATCTATATTGATTATTTTAACTTAGATTTAGAAACTTGTTTGACATTTTAGAAAATATCAGAATTTACAGGAGAAAACGGGAATAAAATGATATGTCTAAATTTATGAAAAATGATAGAAGTGTCTAAATTTATGAAAGctgaaagtatgttgttgtttTTAGGTTGTAGGGGTTTAATACGGAAATAATGATTGATGGATTTGTGTGATTTTTGATCATTGCGTGATAATGGGATTAATCTGTATTTAAGATTATTGATGTATATGATGTTCGTATAATCAGTTTTACCGACTTGATTGGTCTAAATTATTATAAAAGCGTAATTAAAAAGGTTTAACAAACATAAATTGTAAAAAGCTTTTTGAAACTCTTTAAACGTTTTTTTTAAAACCTCTAAAAAGGAATCATCAGTTTTAAACATTTTTACTTACGATTTCAAACTTTTAAACCTTTTTGTTATGGTAATTTCCAATATtcctatatttaaaaaaaagtttaaaaagacTTGTAAAAAAGTTTAAATATGTTATAAAAAATTTGTAAAAAAGTTCAATAAGATTGTAAAAAAGTGtaaaaaaatactaaaaaaaattataaaaatgcgtAAAAAGCCTTAAAAAAATTGTTGCAAAAAGTTCATAAAAAATACGGGACAATTTTGTAAAAGCAATGGACCAAAATTGTAACAAATTGAAAACTTGGGCCAACGGTGTAAATATGTAAACGACCTAGTAAAGTTGTAATAGCAAGTCAAAACATATAAGCTCTAAGCTCGTTACCTTTTTATACAGTAAATTGGGTTTGTTAGAAACTTAAAgaaaatttaaatattttgtttggTGAAATAAGTGATAACCATTGTTAAAACTAGAGGTGTCCATAAGGTTAAATCCTCAATTTATATACAAATCGGATTACCTAAATAGAAAACTAGAGATAAAAGGGTATATCAAGAATAAAGTAAACCTATACTACAAATATATTATCTAAAACATTCTCACTAGGAATTTTTACCTAATGCTTGTATTTTCATGACATGTGGTTGGTTACTTCATTAATGTACCTGTTGTTCAATACAATTTGCAATTTTAAGTTAAAAATTAAAATCCATTTCTAAGTGATTCACGTGTATTCTTTTACCTAAAAAGGTAGGATTTTCACTTTTTCAGTATATATGCCATTATTATGGTAAATCTAATTAACATAAGTGAATAATTTCACATAAAATAACTAACAGGTATTATACTAGAAATTTCATGATGAGAATATGATAAATTTAAGAAATAATTGTATATGTAAGATACTTACCAACTTAATTGGAAGTTCTGGATTTTCAACAGGAAGAGTCAAATCTTCTTCCCACACTGGGTTAAGCTCTTTATCAATAATACGGGTTTTCAGTGtctatgtcaaataaacaaaaagtaAACATTTATTTAGGtggaaaaaatgaaaagaaaaactaAGGACAAAAAACAAGCAAGTTTCAATATATGCATGAATCCCTCCCATTAcataaactaattaaaaaaacataattcatgTTAACACTAAATGAAAATATGCATTAATGTATAGTAGTTCCATTCTTTTCGACTTAAGGGACTTAACAAGGACATGACTTAATTAATCAGGTAAGCTTATATATGGGTGTTGATTTTTTGACCCAATGCATTTATAACTATAATGATCATGACTACATCTAATTAATAGCTAAAAATGCCATCAATACAATTTTCATGTCAGTGCTTCTTGATCGATTGATCATCACATATCTAAAGGAATTACATTCTATCAGTTCAATTCGTTATATTGTCATATATTGTTCTACTGAAGAAATTAGCATGCATGCATGTAATTAATCGAATGAAAGTGAAAGAGCATACGCTTAGAAGAAAAAAGAAAGGATATATATATTAACCTGGTCGCCCATTGCGACTACGACATAAGGATCGCTGGATTTGAAATCACGTATCGCTAGATCTATACCTCTTTTAATCCTAATTCTAAGAAGACCCAGCAAATTATCCATTACGCAACAATATTAAAACCTCCGCCCATACAATGATCCTGAAATTCAAATCGGGAAGATGAAAGAAGGTGCTAGTGATCCTAAATTGAAATATCGAATGAATGTAGGGTTTATATTTTCTGGGAATCGGGAAAAGGATTTGGGTTTGGGGATAGGGGGAACATGCATTTGGGTTGGCTTTGTTCATCAACGTGAGGTGGGTTGCCAATTGCCACCATCAATTCTGTATATGAATGACCATGAAAGGACATGAAATCTCATTGGTGATGGTGATACACATGTTCTTTCTCGATTTTTTTTTGCATGGGAAGTGTTATCATTAAaaaattattaagaaaaaaaaatattaattttgacATAATAGAAAAAAGGGCTTATGACGTTTTGGTCTTTTTCCAAATTATACAAcatttatttttatacaaaatatgCAACGATTTTTCGATCTACGAATATATAATGCAACCAtttaattcatatatatatatatatatatattaattcccAGAGGGTTTAAGGAACGGTCAACTTTTCTTACTTTTTATTTTTACCACATTTTTTCCTTTTGTTCTTGTGGCTGAAGTTTAGAGTTTTTTGGTTTTTACCACCGTCGTATGTGGATTAACTTCTTTATgatatattctttattttttttggcttgttatttatttataatatattttctgatttttttggtTCCTTACCACGTGTTTGTTGATTACGTCCTAACTCATTACATTATCCCACTCATTTTGCCACATCGACTAATTCTCTTCTCTTCCAGGTTTTCCTTCCGTTTTCTCTTCCCGCCCTATTTTCTAGGTTTGTGTTCTTTGATTTGTGTTTTTTTGGCTTTTGATGTGTCCTTGATTCATCTATACTCTGTCGTCGAACGCTCGGTTTTCAATTTGTAGTTGTTTATGCTTCAAACTTTCTTATTTTCTTCCCTTTTCCTTCTGAATTTTGGGTGGGTTTTTCATAACTCATGAGCGGTAAGCGTAAGAGAAGTTCTGATTTCGATGTTGGGTCGTCCTCGTCGGTAGGGAAGCCTCGCAAACGCCGACAGTGTCCTCGATTGGCTGGGTTTGTACCGCCTGATATGCCTTCGCCCTTTCCTTTTTATGACGACCTGGGAGATTGCAGTTTCCTTTGTGAATTTTGTGGTGCCTTCTTTTGGTACTCTGAGAGAGTGTTATCTAAATCACAAAAGAACCATCCATGTTATAGTCGTTGTTGCAGGTCAGGAACTGTTATATTGCCCTATCCTTTTAAACCTCCCGTTGTGTTATCTACTATGTATGCTGATCCATCTTTTAGACAAAACATTAGGGCTTATAACAGCATGTTTGCTATGACATCTTTTGGAGCAGAGATAGATGAAGATATTAATAAAGGTACCGGTCCTTATGTATTCAAACTTTCAAGTCAGGTGTCACATTGGGTGGGTTCTTTTTCGCCAGAAGATAGTAAAGGTCCAAGGTTTTTGCAGTTATATATGGTTGACACAGACCACGAACTCTCTAATAGACTATCTGCTTTTCGAGATCCAACAAAACAACCTTTAGACCCAAAAGTTGTTCAAGTACTCATGGATATACTCACGGTTCATAATGAATACGTTCAGACTTTTAAGACAGTCAAAGAAATTGCTGCTGAAAGAGATTTAGATGAATACTCGGTTTGTCTTTTCAATGACGTTCCTGATTGACGATATGGTCCTCCTGCACCCGGGACCTTAGGATGTATTGTTCTTGGTGATGACTCTTTTGGTAATAAGTACGGTATAATTATACATTCAAAGTCCGGTCGGCCACAGCATGTTAGTAAGCTTCACCTAAGTTACATGCCACTACAATACCCATTACTCTTTCCTTATGGTGAGGACGGGTGGTCTCCGCCTTTAAAGCTACTGAATGAAACGGGTTCAAATGCTAGAAATCTCACTGTAAATATGTACTACAGCTATCAAATACATGCACAAAATGGTGTTCAGTCTCTTATACTAAATTCATCCAGCTTATTTCAGCAATATTTGGTTGATGCTTACATAAGTATAGTGCAAGGCAGGCTTGACTTCTATCAAAATAATCAAGATAAACTTAGATCCGCCTACATAAGCGGGATTTATGACGCACTTTCTAATAGTGATACCGAAAGTCTTTCTGTTGGGAAACGGGTTCTTTTACCACCATCTTTTCTTCGAGGACCACGGTATATGTATAGTCATTATCAAGATGCGCTCTGCATTTGTAGAGAACATGGAAATCCACAATACTTTTGTTGGAACAAACCCTGCAACTTTCAAATAAATAtgaaagaaaaacaaaagttgTTCTCTGTTGTTGCTGTACACGAACAgaaaagaagaagaggaaacaggAAACTGATTTCTATTCAAAAGGCTGGACACACCAATCCAAAAATAAAAGGGCTATAAATAGCCTACAAATACACAACGGAAACATAGAAAACCAAACTAAAACCTAGCCACTAGAATAGGACACTATAAGACCAAGTATACCACGTTTTCTTGCCTTGAACCTGGTCAAATTTCCTTTATTCAAatactaaataaaacaaataaaagacTAATCTCTTTTGACCCAAACCCATTATTCAAACCAGCCCATCCATGTCAAGATTATCCAACACTCACCCCCTTAATCTTGACAGTAATCTGATTCCTCAAAGCAGTGCTGGCTCATCATCATCTTGAATCATATTAGCTTCTTCTTCCTTTATTTCTTTCTTAGGACACTCAGCCGCATAATGTCCATATTCTTGACAATTATAGCATTTAATATGTCTCTTGTCTCGATACATACCTTGCTCCCTTCGATCTTCATAGCTTGGAACAGACCATCTCGACCTCTACCACGACTTCTTCCTTGACCCCGACCTCTTCCTTGTCCAGATTGATCTTGATTGAAGTTACCACGCTTGGTTCTCTCTTCCTATTCTTCTTTTGacaataaaagtttgttttgattTTGATCATTATCATCTTCATCAAGAACATTGATTCTCTCTTCATATGCCTTCAACCTTCCCACAGCTTCCTCAAGTGACATGTCCTTTATCTCGGAGTATTGCTCAATCGATGCAACAATCTGCAAAAACTTCTTAGGAACTGAATTTAGTAGTTTTCTTACCACTATCTCATCCTCCAAGCTAGACCCAAGACTCTTGAATTTGGATGCAATTTCACTAAGTTTCCCCCGAAAACTCATCAATCGTGTCACCCTCTTTCATTTTCAACATCTCTAGCTCGGTTCTAAGTGTTTGCAGTCTCGCCTTTTGAACTTTTTCGGCTCCCAAATACCGCACACGAAGCGCTTCCCACACATCTTTTGCATCCTTATGCTTAGCCACTTGAAGTAATATATCTTCAGGTAGAGTTTGAAACACAAATGCTCTTGCCATTAAATTTTTCTTTGCCTCTACCGCTTTTCCAGTTTCTGGATTAACGGCTTCCCATAAGTCGTATGCTTGTAAGATCGACTCCACCATAATCGACCAACTTGTATAATTTGTAGTTGTTAACTTGGGGCATTGCAGCGGGATACTTTGAGTGGTCACAGGTACAACCTGACTTGATCCTCCTGGGTTTGTTGCTGGCATCTTCCTTGACTTGACCTTTCTTCTTGTACACAA containing:
- the LOC111893792 gene encoding protein C2-DOMAIN ABA-RELATED 4, with protein sequence MDNLLGLLRIRIKRGIDLAIRDFKSSDPYVVVAMGDQTLKTRIIDKELNPVWEEDLTLPVENPELPIKLMVFDHDIFTKDDEMGDAQFSIKPFYNVVKSIDTVPNGTVLKTIKPDRNNCLSEESCVTFKDGKVVQGMTLRLQNVECGEVELELHWIELPK